Proteins encoded together in one Orcinus orca chromosome 13, mOrcOrc1.1, whole genome shotgun sequence window:
- the PDIA6 gene encoding protein disulfide-isomerase A6 — protein sequence MARLVLGLMSCTLFIAVNGLYSSSDDVIELTPSNFNREVIQSDSLWLVEFYAPWCGHCQRLTPEWKKVATALKDVVKVGAVDADKHQSLGGQYGVQGFPTIKIFGSNKNQPEDYQGGRTGEAIVDAALGALRQLVKGRLGGRSGGYSSGKQGRSDSSSKKDVIELTDDTFDKSVLDSEDVWMVEFYAPWCGHCKNLEPEWAAAATEVKEQTKGKVKLAAVDATVNQVLASRYEIRGFPTIKIFQKGESPVDYDGGRTRSDIVSRALDLFSDNAPPPELLEILSEDIARKACEEYQLCVVAVLPHILDTGAAGRNSYLEVLLKLADKYKKKIWGWLWTEAGAQPELENALGIGGFGYPAMAAINARKMKFALLKGSFSEQGINEFLRELSFGRGSTAPVGGGVFPAISTREPWDGKDGELPVEDDIDLSDVELDDLEKDEL from the exons ATGGCTCGCCTGGTGCTTG GTCTGATGAGCTGTACCCTCTTTATAGCAGTTAATGGTCTGTATTCGTCTAGTGATGATGTAATCGAATTAACTCCGTCAAACTTCAACCGAGAAGTTATTCAGAGTGATAGTTTGTGGCTTGTAGAATTCTATGCTCCATG GTGTGGCCACTGCCAAAGGTTAACACCAGAATGGAAGAAAGTAGCAACTGCATTAAAA GATGTAGTAAAAGTTGGTGCAGTTGACGCAGATAAACATCAGTCCCTGGGAGGTCAATATGGCGTTCAGGGATTTCCTACCATTAAGATTTTTGGATCTaataaaaaccaaccagaagatTATCAGG GTGGCAGAACTGGTGAAGCCATCGTAGACGCTGCTCTCGGTGCTCTGCGCCAGCTCGTAAAGGGCCGCCTTGGAGGCAGGAGTGGTGGATATAGTTCTGGAAAGCAA GGTAGAAGTGACAGTTCAAGTAAGAAGGACGTGATTGAGCTGACGGACGACACCTTTGATAAGAGTGTTCTTGACAGTGAAGATGTTTGGATGGTTGAGTTCTATGCTCCTTGGTGTGGACACTGCAAAAA TCTAGAGCCAGAATGGGCTGCGGCAGCTACAGAGGTAAAAGAGCAAACGAAAGGAAAAGTGAAGCTCGCAGCTGTGGACGCCACCGTTAACCAGGTTCTAGCCAGCCGATACGAG attaggGGATTTCCTACAATCAAGATATTTCAGAAAGGCGAGTCTCCTGTGGATTATGATGGGGGGCGGACGAGATCCGACATCGTTTCCCGGGCCCTTGATTTGTTTTCTGATAACGCTCCGCCTCCTGAGCTCCTTGAG ATCCTCAGCGAGGACATCGCCAGGAAGGCGTGCGAGGAGTACCAGCTCTGCGTCGTGGCTGTGCTGCCGCATATTCTAGACACGG GAGCTGCAGGCAGAAATTCTTACTTGGAAGTTCTTCTGAAGTTGGCAgacaaatacaaaaagaaaatatgggg GTGGCTGTGGACGGAAGCCGGAGCCCAGCCTGAGCTTGAGAATGCGCTGGGGATCGGAGGGTTTGGGTACCCCGCCATGGCGGCTATTAACGCACGCAAGATGAAATTTGCTCTTCTGAAGGGATCGTTCAGTGAGCAAGGCATTAATGAGTTTCTCAG GGAGCTGTCTTTTGGGCGTGGATCTACAGCCCCCGTGGGAGGTGGGGTCTTCCCTGCCATCAGCACCAGAGAGCCCTGGGACGGCAAGGACGGCGAG CTTCCCGTGGAGGACGACATTGACCTGAGTGACGTGGAGCTCGACGACCTGGAGAAAGATGAGTTATGA
- the ATP6V1C2 gene encoding V-type proton ATPase subunit C 2 isoform X4: protein MPDLTSFVTHFEWDMAKYPAKQPLVSIADTLAKQLAQIETDLKSRTAAYNALKTNLENLEKKSTGNLFTRTLSDIVSKEDFVLDSEYLITLLVIVPKPSYVQWQKTYESLSDMVVPRSTKLIAEDNECGLFTVTLFRKVIDDFKTKAKENKFTVREFYYDEKEIKREREEMTRLLSDRKQQYQTSCVALKKGSSTFPDHQVKVTPLGNPDRPAAGQNDRERESEGEGEVSISPGALGFPGSHVLARAGIFGESKSLRFLLPTMAFEVLNSGIPESCLPPNLQGLLRAAPPAPPPPPPAMIGACWPGCLCPGWRWLELVMGQVPAGGWWSGSSALFPWVPAPDPPLTFVASEEDQPCQH from the exons CAACTGGCACAGATTGAGACGGACCTGAAGTCCCGCACGGCCGCCTACAACGCTCTGAAGACAAATCTGGAGAACCTGGAGAAGAAATCCAC GGGAAACCTCTTCACTCGGACACTGAGCGATATTGTGAGCAAAGAAGACTTTGTGTTGGATTCTGAGTATCTGATCACACTTCTGGTCATTGTTCCCAA ACCAAGCTATGTACAATGGCAAAAAACCTACGAATCCCTCTCGGACATGGTGGTCCCACGGTCGACAAA GTTGATAGCTGAGGACAACGAGTGTGGCCTCTTCACCGTGACTCTGTTTCGAAAAGTGATTGACGATTTCAAAACCAAAGCCAAAGAGAATAA GTTCACTGTCCGTGAATTTTACtatgatgaaaaagaaattaaaagggaaagggaagagatgaCCAGACTGCTGTCGGATAGGAAGCAACAATAC CAAACTTCCTGTGTTGCTCTTAAAAAGGGATCATCCACCTTCCCGGACCACCAGGTTAAGGTAACCCCGCTAGGGAACCCTGATAGGCCCGCTGCGGGGCAGAacgacagagagagagagagtgagggcgagggtgaggtAAGCATCTCCCCGGGAGCCCTGGGGTTCCCCGGCTCGCATGTCCTTGCCCGCGCAGGCATCTTTGGAGAAAGCAAATCCTTGCGTTTCCTGTTACCTACTATGGCTTTTGAGGTCTTAAATTCAGGGATTCCAGAATCATGCCTTCCTCCTAATCTGCAGGGTCTCTTGAGAGCTGCCCCTcccgctccccctccccctcccccagcaatgATTGGTGCTTGCTGGCCAGGGTGCCTTTGTCCTGGCTGGCGGTGGCTGGAGCTGGTGATGGGGCAGGTCCCGGCTGGGGGATGGTGGTCGGGCAGCTCAGCTCTCTTCCCCTGGGTGCCCGCCCCTGACCCACCCCTGACCTTTGTGGCATCCGAGGAGGACCAGCCATGCCAGCATTAG